From Prionailurus viverrinus isolate Anna chromosome B2, UM_Priviv_1.0, whole genome shotgun sequence, the proteins below share one genomic window:
- the BRD2 gene encoding bromodomain-containing protein 2 isoform X2: protein MASVPALQLTPANPPPPEVSNPKKPGRVTNQLQYLHKVVMKALWKHQFAWPFRQPVDAVKLGLPDYHKIIKQPMDMGTIKRRLENNYYWAASECMQDFNTMFTNCYIYNKPTDDIVLMAQTLEKIFLQKVASMPQEEQELVVTIPKNSHKKGAKLAALQGSITSAHQVPAVSSVSHTALYTPPPEIPTTVLNIPHPSVISSPLLKSLHSAGPPLLAVSAAPPAQPLAKKKGVKRKADTTTPTPTAILAPGSPASPPGSLEPKAARLPPMRRESGRPIKPPRKDLPDSQQQHQSSKKGKLSEQLKHCNGILKELLSKKHAAYAWPFYKPVDASALGLHDYHDIIKHPMDLSTVKRKMENRDYRDAQEFAADVRLMFSNCYKYNPPDHDVVAMARKLQDVFEFRYAKMPDEPLEPGPLPVSTALPPGLAKSSSESSSEESSSESSSEEEEEEDEEDEEEEEESESSDSEEERAHRLAELQEQLRAVHEQLAALSQGPISKPKRKREKKEKKKKRKAEKHRGRAGVDEEDKGTRAPRPSQPKKSKKASGSGGGSAATLGPPGFGPSGGSGTKLPKKATKTAPPALPTGYDSEEEEESRPMSYDEKRQLSLDINKLPGEKLGRVVHIIQAREPSLRDSNPEEIEIDFETLKPSTLRELERYVLSCLRKKPRKPYTIKKPVGKTKEELALEKKRELEKRLQDVSGQLNSTKKPPKKASEKTESSSSAQQVAVSRLSASSSSSDSSSSSSSSSSSDTSDSDSG, encoded by the exons gattatcacaaaataataaagcaacCTATGGATATGGGTACTATTAAGAGGAGACTTGAAAACAACTATTACTGGGCTGCCTCAGAGTGTATGCAGGATTTTAACACCATGTTCACCAATTGTTACATCTACAACAAG CCCACTGATGATATTGTCCTGATGGCACAAACATTAGAAAAGATCTTTCTACAGAAAGTAGCATCGATGCCACAAGAGGAACAAGAGCTTGTGGTGACCATCCCTAAGAACAGCCACAAGAAGGGGGCCAAATTGGCAG cactccAGGGCAGTATTACAAGTGCCCATCAGGTGCCTGCTGTTTCTTCTGTGTCTCACACAGCCCTATATACTCCACCACCTGAGATACCTACCACTGTTCTCAACATTCCCCATCCATCGGTcatctcttctccccttctcaaGTCTTTACACTCAGCTGGACCCCCGCTCCTTGCAGTCTCTGcagctcccccagcccagccccttgCCAAG aaaaaaGGCGTAAAGCGGAAAGCAGATACTACCACACCTACTCCTACAGCCATCCTGGCTCCTGGTTCCCCAGCTAGCCCccctgggagtctggagcctaaGGCAGCACGTCTTCCCCCTATGCGTAGAGAGAGTGGCCGCCCTATCAAGCCCCCACGCAAAGACTTACCTGACTCTCAGCAACAACACCAGAGTTCCAAGAAAGGAAAGCTGTCAGAACAGTTAAAACATTGCAATGGCATTTTGAAAGAGTTGCTCTCTAAGAAGCATGCTGCCTATGCCTGGCCTTTCTATAAACCAGTGGACGCTTCTGCTCTTGGCCTGCATGACTACCATGACATCATTAAGCACCCCATGGACCTCAGCACTGTCAAG CGGAAGATGGAGAATCGTGATTACCGGGATGCACAGGAGTTCGCTGCTGATGTGCGGCTTATGTTCTCCAACTGCTATAAGTACAATCCCCCAGACCACGATGTTGTGGCCATGGCAAGAAAGCTGCAG GATGTATTTGAGTTCCGTTATGCCAAGATGCCAGATGAACCACTGGAACCAGGGCCTTTACCAGTCTCTACTGCCTTGCCACCTGGGTTGGCCAAATCCTCTTCAGAGTCCTCCAGCGAAGAAAGTAGCAGTGAGAGCTCttctgaggaagaagaggaagaagatgaggaggatgaagaggaagaagaagagagtgaAAGCTCAGACTCTGAGGAAGAAAGGGCTCATAGATTGGCTGAACTACAGGAACAG ctCCGGGCAGTACATGAACAACTGGCTGCCCTGTCCCAAGGCCCAATATCCAAGCCAAAgcggaagagagaaaaaaaagagaaaaagaagaaacggAAGGCAGAGAAGCATCGCGGCCGAGCTGGGGTTGACGAAGAGGACAAGGGAACTCGGGCACCTCGCCCATCTCAGCCCAAGAAGTCCAAGAAAGCAAGTGGCAGTGGGGGTGGCAGTGCTGCTACACTAGGTCCCCCTGGCTTTGGACCTTCTGGAGGAAGTGGCACCAA ACTGCCCAAAAAGGCCACAAAGACCGCTCCACCTGCCCTGCCTACAGGCTATGattcagaggaagaagaagaaagcagaccCATGAGTTACGATGAAAAACGGCAGTTGAGTTTGGACATCAACAAATTACCTGGGGAGAAACTGGGTCGAGTTGTGCACATAATCCAGGCCAGGGAGCCTTCTTTACGTGACTCAAACCCAGAAGAGATTGAGATTGATTTTGAAACCCTCAAGCCATCCACGCTTCGAGAGCTTGAGCGCTATGTCCTTTCCTGCCTAAGAAAGAAACCTCGGAAGCCCTATA ccATTAAGAAACCTGTGGGAAAGACAAAGGAGGAGCTGGCTTTGGAAAAGAAGCGGGAACTAGAAAAGAGGTTACAGGATGTTAGTGGGCAGCTCAATTCCACCAAAAAGCCCCCCAAGAAAG CAAGTGAGAAAACGGAGTCCTCATCGTCGGCACAGCAAGTAGCAGTGTCACGCCTCAGCGCTTCCAGCTCCAGCTCAGATTCCAGTTCCTCCTCTTCATCATCCTCTTCTTCAGACACCAGTGATTCAGACTCAGGCTAA
- the BRD2 gene encoding bromodomain-containing protein 2 isoform X3, which yields MDMGTIKRRLENNYYWAASECMQDFNTMFTNCYIYNKPTDDIVLMAQTLEKIFLQKVASMPQEEQELVVTIPKNSHKKGAKLAALQGSITSAHQVPAVSSVSHTALYTPPPEIPTTVLNIPHPSVISSPLLKSLHSAGPPLLAVSAAPPAQPLAKKKGVKRKADTTTPTPTAILAPGSPASPPGSLEPKAARLPPMRRESGRPIKPPRKDLPDSQQQHQSSKKGKLSEQLKHCNGILKELLSKKHAAYAWPFYKPVDASALGLHDYHDIIKHPMDLSTVKRKMENRDYRDAQEFAADVRLMFSNCYKYNPPDHDVVAMARKLQDVFEFRYAKMPDEPLEPGPLPVSTALPPGLAKSSSESSSEESSSESSSEEEEEEDEEDEEEEEESESSDSEEERAHRLAELQEQLRAVHEQLAALSQGPISKPKRKREKKEKKKKRKAEKHRGRAGVDEEDKGTRAPRPSQPKKSKKASGSGGGSAATLGPPGFGPSGGSGTKLPKKATKTAPPALPTGYDSEEEEESRPMSYDEKRQLSLDINKLPGEKLGRVVHIIQAREPSLRDSNPEEIEIDFETLKPSTLRELERYVLSCLRKKPRKPYTIKKPVGKTKEELALEKKRELEKRLQDVSGQLNSTKKPPKKASEKTESSSSAQQVAVSRLSASSSSSDSSSSSSSSSSSDTSDSDSG from the exons ATGGATATGGGTACTATTAAGAGGAGACTTGAAAACAACTATTACTGGGCTGCCTCAGAGTGTATGCAGGATTTTAACACCATGTTCACCAATTGTTACATCTACAACAAG CCCACTGATGATATTGTCCTGATGGCACAAACATTAGAAAAGATCTTTCTACAGAAAGTAGCATCGATGCCACAAGAGGAACAAGAGCTTGTGGTGACCATCCCTAAGAACAGCCACAAGAAGGGGGCCAAATTGGCAG cactccAGGGCAGTATTACAAGTGCCCATCAGGTGCCTGCTGTTTCTTCTGTGTCTCACACAGCCCTATATACTCCACCACCTGAGATACCTACCACTGTTCTCAACATTCCCCATCCATCGGTcatctcttctccccttctcaaGTCTTTACACTCAGCTGGACCCCCGCTCCTTGCAGTCTCTGcagctcccccagcccagccccttgCCAAG aaaaaaGGCGTAAAGCGGAAAGCAGATACTACCACACCTACTCCTACAGCCATCCTGGCTCCTGGTTCCCCAGCTAGCCCccctgggagtctggagcctaaGGCAGCACGTCTTCCCCCTATGCGTAGAGAGAGTGGCCGCCCTATCAAGCCCCCACGCAAAGACTTACCTGACTCTCAGCAACAACACCAGAGTTCCAAGAAAGGAAAGCTGTCAGAACAGTTAAAACATTGCAATGGCATTTTGAAAGAGTTGCTCTCTAAGAAGCATGCTGCCTATGCCTGGCCTTTCTATAAACCAGTGGACGCTTCTGCTCTTGGCCTGCATGACTACCATGACATCATTAAGCACCCCATGGACCTCAGCACTGTCAAG CGGAAGATGGAGAATCGTGATTACCGGGATGCACAGGAGTTCGCTGCTGATGTGCGGCTTATGTTCTCCAACTGCTATAAGTACAATCCCCCAGACCACGATGTTGTGGCCATGGCAAGAAAGCTGCAG GATGTATTTGAGTTCCGTTATGCCAAGATGCCAGATGAACCACTGGAACCAGGGCCTTTACCAGTCTCTACTGCCTTGCCACCTGGGTTGGCCAAATCCTCTTCAGAGTCCTCCAGCGAAGAAAGTAGCAGTGAGAGCTCttctgaggaagaagaggaagaagatgaggaggatgaagaggaagaagaagagagtgaAAGCTCAGACTCTGAGGAAGAAAGGGCTCATAGATTGGCTGAACTACAGGAACAG ctCCGGGCAGTACATGAACAACTGGCTGCCCTGTCCCAAGGCCCAATATCCAAGCCAAAgcggaagagagaaaaaaaagagaaaaagaagaaacggAAGGCAGAGAAGCATCGCGGCCGAGCTGGGGTTGACGAAGAGGACAAGGGAACTCGGGCACCTCGCCCATCTCAGCCCAAGAAGTCCAAGAAAGCAAGTGGCAGTGGGGGTGGCAGTGCTGCTACACTAGGTCCCCCTGGCTTTGGACCTTCTGGAGGAAGTGGCACCAA ACTGCCCAAAAAGGCCACAAAGACCGCTCCACCTGCCCTGCCTACAGGCTATGattcagaggaagaagaagaaagcagaccCATGAGTTACGATGAAAAACGGCAGTTGAGTTTGGACATCAACAAATTACCTGGGGAGAAACTGGGTCGAGTTGTGCACATAATCCAGGCCAGGGAGCCTTCTTTACGTGACTCAAACCCAGAAGAGATTGAGATTGATTTTGAAACCCTCAAGCCATCCACGCTTCGAGAGCTTGAGCGCTATGTCCTTTCCTGCCTAAGAAAGAAACCTCGGAAGCCCTATA ccATTAAGAAACCTGTGGGAAAGACAAAGGAGGAGCTGGCTTTGGAAAAGAAGCGGGAACTAGAAAAGAGGTTACAGGATGTTAGTGGGCAGCTCAATTCCACCAAAAAGCCCCCCAAGAAAG CAAGTGAGAAAACGGAGTCCTCATCGTCGGCACAGCAAGTAGCAGTGTCACGCCTCAGCGCTTCCAGCTCCAGCTCAGATTCCAGTTCCTCCTCTTCATCATCCTCTTCTTCAGACACCAGTGATTCAGACTCAGGCTAA